The proteins below are encoded in one region of Triticum dicoccoides isolate Atlit2015 ecotype Zavitan unplaced genomic scaffold, WEW_v2.0 scaffold249975, whole genome shotgun sequence:
- the LOC119345550 gene encoding 16.9 kDa class I heat shock protein 1-like, with protein sequence MSIVRRSNVFDPFADLWADPFDTFRSIIPAISGGNSETAAFANARVDWKETPEAHVFKADLPGVKKEEVKVEVEDGNVLVVSGERTKEKEDKNDKWHRVERSSGKFVRRFRLPEDAKVEEVKAGLENGVLTVTVPKAQVKKPEVKAIQISG encoded by the coding sequence ATGTCGATCGTGAGGCGTAGCAACGTCTTCGACCCCTTCGCCGACCTCTGGGCTGACCCCTTCGACACCTTCCGCTCCATCATCCCGGCGATCTCAGGCGGCAACAGCGAGACGGCCGCGTTCGCCAACGCCCGGGTGGACTGGAAGGAGACCCCCGAGGCGCACGTCTTCAAGGCCGACCTTCCAGGGGTGAAGAAGGAGGAGGTCaaggtggaggtggaggacggcAACGTGCTCGTCGtcagcggcgagcgcacaaaggagaAGGAGGACAAGAACGACAAGTGGCACCGCGTGGAGCGCAGCAGCGGCAAGTTCGTCAGGCGCTTCCGCCTCCCCGAGGACGCCAAGGTGGAGGAGGTGAAGGCCGGGCTGGAGAACGGTGTGCTCACCGTCACCGTGCCCAAGGCCCAGGTCAAGAAGCCCGAGGTGAAGGCCATCCAGATCTCCGGCTGA